A genome region from Actinomycetota bacterium includes the following:
- a CDS encoding TlpA disulfide reductase family protein: MSPTENTKNNRPLIFGAGLIVILALIAFFATRSDDSGSGTEGSGSDGGEDVEQIRPVTVDGQPLPPFDRDAPGGDPAVGQTAPTIKGAGFDGSEISIAPGSNPKLVIWVAHWCPHCQREVPRIVEWLKESGTPEGLDLIVVATDVDPNRPNYPPSEWLEREGLDLPTMADDAKLSSTDAMGLTAYPFFVLLDPDNKVLARDGGELTSEQLDGLVELAGT; encoded by the coding sequence GTGAGCCCCACCGAGAACACCAAAAACAACCGGCCCCTGATCTTCGGCGCCGGGCTGATCGTAATCCTGGCGCTGATCGCCTTCTTCGCTACCCGCAGCGACGACTCCGGCTCCGGGACAGAAGGAAGCGGCTCCGATGGGGGGGAGGACGTCGAACAGATTCGGCCGGTCACGGTCGACGGCCAGCCTCTTCCGCCATTCGACAGGGACGCCCCGGGCGGCGACCCGGCGGTGGGCCAAACCGCCCCGACCATCAAAGGCGCCGGCTTCGACGGGTCGGAGATCTCCATCGCACCCGGCTCCAACCCCAAGCTGGTCATCTGGGTTGCCCACTGGTGCCCGCACTGCCAGCGTGAGGTGCCGAGGATCGTCGAATGGTTGAAGGAATCCGGCACGCCGGAAGGGCTTGACCTGATAGTCGTCGCCACCGATGTCGATCCCAACCGGCCCAACTACCCACCGTCGGAGTGGCTCGAGAGGGAGGGACTGGACCTTCCCACGATGGCAGACGACGCCAAGCTCAGCTCCACGGACGCCATGGGCCTGACCGCCTATCCGTTTTTCGTGTTGCTCGACCCCGACAACAAGGTCCTGGCCCGCGACGGAGGCGAGCTCACGAGTGAACAACTGGATGGGCTCGTGGAGCTGGCGGGGACTTAG
- a CDS encoding FkbM family methyltransferase, which translates to MISYAYNREDVLLNRLFKDQETGFYVDVGAGKPVRGSVTKHFYDQGWRGVNVEPTRSLFTLLQAARPEDVNLNVALSFQPGSMEFYEFEERHWALSTLDKRHAERHAETGRRYHTHEVRVKTLAEICEKHVSGEIDFMSIDVEGHELGVIQGADWRRWRPRCVVVEATQPNTQIPSHSEWEPLLLEAGYLFAYFDGLNRFYLRSEDAGLMECFKTPVNVFDDFETFEARWQIDEARRELAAAKELQSGPGPA; encoded by the coding sequence ATGATCTCCTACGCCTACAACCGGGAGGACGTCCTGCTGAACCGGCTCTTCAAGGATCAGGAAACTGGCTTCTACGTTGATGTCGGCGCGGGTAAGCCCGTGAGAGGGTCCGTTACCAAACACTTCTACGACCAGGGGTGGCGGGGGGTCAACGTTGAGCCCACCAGGTCACTGTTCACGCTGCTGCAGGCCGCCCGGCCGGAGGACGTCAACCTGAACGTGGCTTTGTCCTTCCAACCCGGTTCGATGGAGTTCTACGAATTCGAGGAGCGCCACTGGGCCCTTTCGACCCTGGACAAGCGGCACGCCGAACGTCACGCGGAAACCGGGCGACGCTACCATACGCACGAGGTCCGGGTGAAGACACTTGCGGAGATTTGCGAGAAGCACGTCTCCGGCGAGATCGACTTCATGTCGATCGACGTGGAAGGTCACGAGCTCGGCGTGATTCAGGGCGCCGACTGGCGCAGATGGCGGCCCCGGTGCGTGGTGGTCGAAGCAACGCAGCCGAATACCCAGATTCCCAGCCACTCCGAGTGGGAGCCGCTGCTGCTGGAGGCCGGGTACCTGTTCGCCTATTTCGACGGGTTGAACCGCTTCTACCTGCGTTCCGAGGACGCCGGGCTCATGGAGTGCTTCAAAACCCCGGTCAACGTCTTCGACGATTTCGAGACCTTTGAGGCCCGGTGGCAGATCGACGAGGCCCGACGCGAGCTGGCGGCCGCGAAGGAATTGCAGTCCGGACCTGGTCCGGCCTAA
- a CDS encoding disulfide oxidoreductase has protein sequence MSVSFVTLFLALLALVAQAGVLVALVLWVGRRAPALRRAGDALRESVGPNAVAMAFAVALVCTLGSLYLSEVAHYLPCKLCWYQRIAMYPLVPVLLVALLRKDNRVAAYVLPLTVIGGLISAYHVLLERFPELEGAASCDPDNPCSAILLVRFGYLTIPTMALSGFALITVLVLVARQR, from the coding sequence AACTCTCTTCCTGGCGCTGCTCGCTCTGGTGGCTCAGGCCGGCGTGCTGGTGGCGCTGGTCCTGTGGGTCGGACGCCGGGCTCCGGCGCTGCGGCGGGCCGGGGATGCGCTGCGGGAGTCGGTCGGCCCCAACGCTGTGGCGATGGCGTTCGCCGTGGCCCTGGTTTGCACTCTGGGGAGCCTGTACCTGTCGGAGGTGGCGCACTACCTTCCGTGCAAGCTGTGCTGGTACCAGCGGATCGCCATGTACCCGCTGGTCCCGGTCCTGCTGGTGGCCCTGCTGCGGAAGGACAACCGGGTGGCGGCCTACGTGCTGCCGCTGACGGTCATCGGGGGCCTGATTTCTGCCTACCACGTCCTGCTGGAGCGCTTCCCGGAGCTGGAGGGGGCCGCAAGCTGCGACCCGGACAACCCGTGCAGCGCAATCCTGCTCGTGCGGTTCGGGTACCTGACGATCCCGACGATGGCGCTGTCGGGTTTTGCGCTGATCACCGTGCTGGTGCTGGTGGCGAGGCAAAGATGA